GttgtagataaaaaaaaaaaaagagagagatatttcTCTCACATGGAAGGTTCTGGCCGAATAGAGAAATCAGAGGAGAGAAGCAGAGAGTGAGACACAGAGGGAGCGAGCAGAGAGAGAGCTCGCTAGAGATTGCGAAGGAGAGAGTTGatgcgagagagggagagagagacgaGGTGCaaggcggccatggaagctgccGAGTGAATGGCAGTCGAGTGAACCAGTAGCAGCGGCAAGCTTCTTCCCCTTCTCCTCTACCTTGAATTGCTGTTATAGTGGGTAAGTAGGGTCCAAAGTGAGTGTCAATTACTGTTGCACAATGAAGCTAACTgtaactatatataatatatatatatatatatatattgagcacaGTGAGCACACAGTAGGTGGGTGTATTTGGCTTTTGGGCTGTGAGTGTAGCGTTGTATGCGTGTGTTCAGTGTGTTCAGAGCCAAAGCAGAGGTTCTTGGCCGAGAGTGAGCAggtccctttttcctttttttattgcTACTCCAATGTttgtgagtatatatatatatatatatttatatatacatatatatatatatgtgcagtgGGCGGCATCGATTTCATGGGTGAAAGAATTTATTGGTGAGCAGGTGTGTGATTACCCAAGTGTTTGAGGTTTGAGGTAGTGTAGCCATGTGTGTAAGGAGCTTTGTAAGTGTGTAAATGTGTAGGGGCAGAGAGTAGGAGCTTTGGTTGGGGGTAGAAGATGCTCCACCGTGAAGGTGTGTGAGTGTAATACCATGTGTGTTCACTGGgtgtgttttgttttatattaatattgttattgttaaagttattgttattgttattgtaaaGATAAGATTAATAGtagtaaataataatttttattgctAGCTCCTGGTGATGCTCTCGCTGGAGATGGAAGGTAACCCATGTATAATTATTAGTGTATATTAAgtgtttatatatagatataaacaatagtaaataatatatatgtttgtatattaAGTGAGCTTGTAGTGAATTCGTTGTGAGCTAATTAAGTGAGCTTGCTGTGTCAGTGTGTGTTTAGAACACTAATGGAAATGACCTTGGATCATGTGTGCAagggaaaaataatagaattttgagagttttcgaCAAAGAAAGTGATcagaaaatgatttaatttgcactGGGAGTACCAGAGAGGCTAAAAGCAGCTAATTTCaggtaagctcttaattttctccttgtgttcttcaattcccgtaAAAGatcccgtgatttcctgtattttatcaccttcCTTACTTTAATTCaacacctagccttatttgttgaattattattcattgggtttaatttaaattaaatccaggacttatagagttttatttgttgtgagtttACGGGGGTTGtatcgcccccattcctttgggaatgatgccgaaccagcCTGAGAATTAGATTCCTAGACgggcgggtttatttatgattttatcgggtttatttacagtttttctcggatttatttatgattcggttagagttatcgagcagtagggtaggggtcgattgttggtgacattggggtagactattgtacggccctgatgtggaccgtcgggtggacacccctagtcactggctgTTGACCGGTGCCACGCATTACTGACAAGCTCTGCCGGTatatgatttactgcatgattaaatacattatattactgttcatgatttgatatgcacatgggtacgggatgcatgttgggatattcatctattgagaatgcttggacacggacattctagcttggttaggttgcatccagcgcggcatatgcatggcgtgtggtttactatgtgggcggagcatggcctgatacctggatgtatgggcgccttgtatcacgttgatgctcactacgccattgcatttatgtgcattgcatggctactggtagtatttagttctcggacgggagtaccgttctgagggagcctatggctcggctgtcgggagtaccgacagggatacgggtggcgggagtaccgacccgggatggcgcgcgcaagatgctggaggtatttgttaccgtccagggcagcgacaggttggtatgggacctgggtgccaagtgtcttatgtgggccccaaggaccggtatgtgcttttattttgttatgctttgagctattgtgttgtagcgtctcatggcttgtgtgtacttgggggtttattctgggtaGAGATTTCTGGTTTCGTGTAGCCtgcagcctttctttccttacgcttgctgagtctctcgactcaccttactttccatcattccaggtagtcacagcgtgggccatagcaagggagtcagcttctagcggcagaatcggtatggtgtacaggcagtctcgtcagtCCCGGTCAACTCTGATAATTCAATAGGATTTACTTTAtgatttttgactgtgccaggtcatccctcgagtctcgtgtatgttggtACAGgagtttgttttatttattgatcttatgaccgctgtgctagcggtgttcccgtagtgcatgcttgtgtttagcttcgttttcgctatttttatttttgtgtatgcatgccagggtggtttttggtcgtgtgtttcattctttttctcttccgtaggcgctcccgttcgatATGTCCGGgcggttggggatatccggacgggggtgcttacagtattaaattagttaatgcgaaaatttaaaattagtattaattatatacacacaaacacacctatatatataactaGTTAATTTATATACACACCTAATTTTATACACACAAAcacctaattttttattttaattttatatacacACCTAATTTTATACACACAAACacctaattttaattaatactaattttaaattttcttaagcattaactaatttaatacaatgatttaaaatttaaaattagttaatttataatgacttaaaatgtataaattttaaaaaaatatttatttatattattttttatttattataataaaaaattttaattaaaatttataaaaaaataaaaaaataaacattccCAGACTACCAGCAGTCAGGGGTTCCCCGATTGCTGGCAGTCGCAGTCAAGGAAGCCAACACTCCCCAATTGCTGGTAGTCGGGGAAACCAGCTTTCCTCGATTGCTAGTAGTCGGGGAAACCAACGTTTCCTGACTGTCAGTAGTCGGGGAGCGCCCATGGCCGCGATCATGCGAtgtgtgtgtaaatatatatatatatatgtgtaaataaatatatatatatatatatggcggTGTGTGTGTgcgtaaatatatatatagcgggCATCGCATAGAGAGCGAGTGTGtgtgcgagagagaaagagggagataaaGAGAGAATGGGCGATTAGCTTAGggtaaaatagatattttaaaaatattgtaagATTTGATGAGACTCCGGGCTATGAAGAGTAATTTATTGGGCtgccaatagaatttcccttatatttttgtttctgatataaaatgtctaaaataccaTTGTTTTGAAGTAAGGCCAGAGTTACATAATTTTGCCTCTCTTGTTGAATACATTAGGTTTATGAAgcttaattaagaagcccaatGGAAGAAATATACATGAGTCGCTCGAGGCCTCAGCCATAACCCATTTGTAGATCACTTGCTTTACATTAAACAAAAGCTTTTGGGCTGGACCTCAAAGCCATTGGAAGAGAAATTAACCATATTGAAAATTTAGGACTGAAGCCCTGAAACCCTGACAACATTTTTGTACAAAAGATGATAGTCTATAGAACAATTTAGTTGTTATGTTTTCAAATATACTTATAAACGATTCAagatgaatattttttattttttcatagatGTATGGTTAACAAAGTCGTAttattttaacttgtatttttcatatcttttcAAGAGTCAAAAGTGTATTATtcgctaaattattttagacaTAAACTCATCAATATTGACTGATTTAGTTGGTATGCCTAATCTACCGATTATTGCATAAAGATAAACACACATTAAGGACAACAATGAAAGCAACAAGGATTACAATATTATGCAAGGATTCACCTGTCACGGGGGTCAAATTATTAAGAAGCCGATTGGCATCCAGTTATAGAAGCCCCAATTTGTCTTTCCCAGCGTCCATTTCTCATCGATCGGAAGACAAAATTAAGAAGGGGACTTGCAGCTAATGAATGGTACATTTCAACTGCTGCCATCACTTAAGACAAATTAAGGAAGGGAAGTCTGCCACCTTCTTTCTTACATGAAGAAAGATACCATAATGCCATGCAAACTGCTTTTATCTCTAAACCTTTGAAGACCTATATATCTAGATATGTTTGCAAattactcatatatatatacgtgaaaaattatatacacataacatataaattatatacatatatatgtatatatagaatataGTACCATCCTAAGGAAGTTGTGAAACCTAAAGTTTTGTTTGTGAGAGATGGGGTTAATTTGTGGGAAGGAACAAACTAAAATCGAAtaaaccctatatatatatgtacatataaaaaagtATATCaataagtaatttaatttttgttgtttctgtGTAGAGCCCacaagcaaaaaaaagaaaaagaaaaggtttattttctttcaattttcgGGATTTCTATTGAAAAACTCTAGCTACAGGCATAATCTAAAAGATTTAATAGACTGGCAGTCTTATCTGTCCagctgttttattttttatgttgctCTAGTCAATTATGTTCTGAaggtttatttttatctttaatattttaataggGGTTTTGTTTTAGAAAGCATTTTGATGAATATATTGTCCTCTTTTTTAGCTTGAGCCCTTGGATATGAAGCAAATTAGAAGACGACTGCTTGAAAGATTATATATGGCAGTACATCATGTAATTGAGACGGTACCATTGAAAACACCAAATTACCTAACAATTATTaggatatataaaaaaaaaaaccccaaagCATATAtagaaccccccccccccccccctatctctcactctctccctatatatataatatatggtaCATAATACatattatgaaaatttattgCTAAATGTTGTTTACAGTTACatgagtattattattattattgataataaattaactggtcaacatatatattaatttcttatcATTTAGATTAATCAGATTGGGACTGGGTAAACTACAAGCCATTATTCTGCACATGAGATGTTAGGTTGGATAGAGCTGAACTCCACCAAAAAACACTGCCTGGTGAGCattaatggatatatatatatatatatggtacatGTTATGAAAATTTGTTGCTAAATGTTGTTTATAATTAAATGAGTTCTCTTGGTtactttataataataataataataataataataataataataaattaactagTCAAcgtatatattaatttcttatcATTTACATTAATTAGATTAAGACTAGGGCAAGGGTAGAgctaaaattttgatttaatgggAGAcgaacttaaatataaaaaatataattttaaaattaagataataatgatgatattaaaatatatatatatatttttataattgttcCTTactactttttatattttgataacacTGCATAATGAtctcattatcaattttattaaatataccATTTTTAACGTACATAGTTAAACTATCATTCATCTATTAGTCTCCAATCTTATTACGTAATTGattctttataatatttattacagaAAAAACTCTTTCAGCTATAGcaataataactaaaaaaattaatgccaAAATTACAAGTTTGTAAATTAAtaagtatattatattttttttcgtcACAATCAACTTCTAGGCAAGTTTATTGAGTTTcgtaattctttaaattttttttaaaaagacaaTTTATGAAAAGTTATTTGAAcgtttgatttattaattaaaatattatttttttaaatgcttaaaaacccaaaaaaaattcTGGCCAGTGGAGGCAAGCAGTTGCCCCACTAGGCCTCATGTGCCTCCGCCCCTTGACTAGGGGTAATTAAACTACTAGAAGAAGCCATTATTCTGCACATGAGATGTTAGGTTGGATAGAGCTGAACTCCACCAAAAAACACTGCCTGGTGAGCATTAATGGATTAGGTTTGGTGGGTTCTCTTTCTGGTGAGTAGGCTCAACTGATCCCCTTCCATCAAGGCGAGGGAGATTGCTTGAAGTGTCAAACTAATGTACAAAATCTCTTGACCAAACCAAGTTATGTCAAGAGATTCTTATTTCACACTCAAGAACATGAAAGCCTGGACACAAAAGACACACGAATAgcctttttatatatatatagtagctAGCATGCAAAACAAAAATTTAGTGGGCTCCTGAtgattaatgtatatataattgacgatctaaaaataaaatgtctATGCACAGTAACAGACTTCATCCGttcaaaatgatatatttaatttcaagCTAAGGTTTATTCGTTTCACCTTTCCTCGAGGTTGTTTGTTTCTTTGGGCCACTTGGTTGTGTTCTCAAAGGGGTTTGTGAGTATTTGGCAGCacatttatttcattattgCCATGTTTGTCTGGTGATTATACATGTAGtttaatttatctaatttatttattttagatctTAGTTTATCTATTTCTCCTAATATagttacattttaaatttttttcttactttctctttttaattttctcatattcTAGAAATTCGaaataatattaacaacaaaaccatcatcatttttatattatttttagtcttTGAAAACAAGTCTTGAACTAAAAGAGAAAGCAATTGAGGGGGCCCCGCGACCTGGGAATGGGGATGTAAATGGGTTctgattaattttatttatatgtttattttaataaaattttaaataagttttatattcatttttattttaaatgaggTTAATTATAAGACATTGAAGAATGAAGACCCATTTATATCTATCTCTAACTGTAAGCCTTGGAGAGATATAACCTCCAAGAATAATGATTTAACCAAAGACAATATGGCTGATTAACATATttcttatataaattattacgAGTACTTTTCTAAATCAAtctaataaatatattcatttgaacctttttattttataaaacaataataaagTTCCAAATAACTtctgatttcattttttttcacatataaTGCATAAACCTAATATTATCTAAACAATGAAATTCTATACAGGAGGAACTAGGAAGTGTTTTGTTGATATCTATGTAACAGCAAGGAAAATAATTGCTAGAATAGTTTGTTATTTTCATAACAATATCAAATTCTCAacattattttgaaaagtttgtgTGAAAATAAAATTGCAAGGCATTTCTTGAGTTCTCAAGCTGGAGGACCCACTGAACATGACACTCATCCTTTTCCCCCTCTGTTCAGCAATCTTTTTTCAGTTCCTCGAAGCAAAGCACAATAATGGCCCACTGACAACAAACTTTGCAGTTTGCGCTGTTTAACATCtttctaattttcctttttcaaggCAAATTTCTCTTTACTTCCCAAGATCACAAATATATTCTATTCCCCCTCTTTCTCAAACCGTATGCATTCTCTTTAAAATAAAGTCCCTCTCTTTTTAGCTCCATGCCCTCCAATGGCCAATCCCGAAGCAACCCGTTTCCTATTTGAAGGGATAGCCACAGATCTTGAGCGTTAGTCTGGTTTTGCTAATGGGTTTTTGTATCTGGGCTTGTTTCTTCACTTTGAGCTTCATTTCTGTGAGCTCAGGGAGTGGGGGAAGGGCTGAAGCTGCTGAAGGCACTGTTTATATTGATGGGAACAGTCTCATTGGAAGAACAGACAGCGATTTCATCTGTGCCACCTTGGATTGGTGGCCTAGTGATAAGTGTGACTATGGGCATTGCAGCTGGGGCCATGCTTCCCTGCTCAATCTGGTAAAGCTTATTTCTGAAAACCCATTTTCCAGGAAAAACTGTGTTTGTTTCCCAGGAATTGCCGGGTTGTTTGCTGGTTCCAGCTTGTAAAGTAGGTGGTTTAAAGCCACCTACGAGCTGTGTTGCTTGGATTGTGTTTGCTGTTTTGCTTTCCCTTCTTGTTTCTTGATGCAAGGGTCATTGTTGGCTTGAGCTCTGCTCTGTTTCTGGGTGTGTCGTTTTTCTACTTATGCACTTGAGattcatgtatgcatttgcacGTGCAAATTCAGATCTGGGATTAAACCATTTTTCCATCTAAGATTTCAGGCTATTAAACCATTTGACCTATTTTTTCTAGCTCAAGTTCTGCCTGAATAGTTCAtgttaaagagaaaaaaaaagggcacTTCCtagttttttcctttttggttagTTGCTGATGTTTTGTTTGGTCTTTCTTTTGTGCAGGATCTCAGTaacaatattttgttaaatgctGTAAAAGGTTTGAATTGCTTTACAAAACATGTGAATAGCTTCACAGATGTCAGAATTTTTCTCGTCATAATAAATTCTTCTGTTCTAAAAATGGCACAGCTTTTTCACCATTGAAGATTAGATTGGGCGGTACTTTGCAAGATAAGGTCATCTATCAAACTGGGGATCATAAGCAACCATGCATTCCATTTTCTAAGAATACCTCCGCATTGTTTGGTTTCAGCGGAGGGTGCCTGCCCTTGTCGAGATGGGATGAACTCAACACCTTCTTCAATGAATCTGGGTAATTCAAATTCCAGCCATGTTCCATGTTTATCTTGAAATTTGAACATTCCATAGTTGATTAATGAATGGTTATGCATATCCAGGGCTCTAGTTATTTTTGGGCTAAATGCTCTCAATGGAAGAACCATAAAATCTGACAGTTCGGCTATAGGAGCTTGGGATCTTACAAATGCAAAATCTTTTATGGATTATACCGTCAAGAAGGGTTACACAATCTACGGATGGGAGCTTGGTGAGAATGCTCTTCCTTGTAATATAGGGTGCCTATAATGTTTTAGATACTCTTTTGAGAACGATTTGAAAATTTCGACTATTAACCAACTAGAAGCGATATGTGAAGTCATATGAATCaaggtttcttctttttcacgAGCTACTCGATTCTCCTTGTGTGACAGGAAACGAATTGAGTGGAAGCGGAGTTGGGGTCAGAGTGGCGGCAGATCAATATGCCTTTGACACTATAGCTCTCCAAAACATAGTGCAAGACATTTACAAGGACATTGAACCTAAGCCGAGAGTCATAGCACCGGGAGGGTTCTTTGATGCAACCTGGTTCAAAGAATTCATCAACAAAACAACCAACACTTTGGATGTTGTCACTCACCACATATATAATCTTGGCCCGGGTATTTTGCTTCTGCAAAGTATGATCCATTTCGGTTTCTGAAATTAAAACCGATTAGGTTTCTAACTGACTTGCCTTTTCCGTTTCTAGGAGTGGATGAGCACCTTGTTGAGAAGATTCTCGATCCATCCTATCTCGATGGAGAGGCCAACACATTTAGCCAACTTCAGAGCACCCTCAAGAGTTCTCCAACTTCAGCAGTTGCATGGGTAGGCGAGTCAGGAGGGGCTTATAACAGTGGCCGTGATACTGTAACCAACGCCTTTGTGTTCAGTTTCTGGTAATACGGCCTTCTCTTGTGATCAACTTCTCTCCTTTCATTTGTGTTCTTTTGCATTAGATGTAATCTTTGGCCTAACCAACAGGTATTTGGATCAACTTGGAATGGCATCGGCTTATGACACAAAAACATACTGCAGACAGACTTTGATTGGTGGAAACTATGGTCTACTCAATACTACCACCTTCGTGCCAAATCCCGATTATTACAGGTAACTCAAAATTTAAAGATGTTAAATGTTTATATAATGGGACTCAAGCTCATGGAAAATTCTGAAACAAATTTGCAATTACATGCACACAACTGCATGAATATATCTTCTttccccctttttcttttcattgtaATATTTTCCGGG
The sequence above is a segment of the Diospyros lotus cultivar Yz01 chromosome 7, ASM1463336v1, whole genome shotgun sequence genome. Coding sequences within it:
- the LOC127806237 gene encoding heparanase-like protein 3, producing MGFCIWACFFTLSFISVSSGSGGRAEAAEGTVYIDGNSLIGRTDSDFICATLDWWPSDKCDYGHCSWGHASLLNLDLSNNILLNAVKAFSPLKIRLGGTLQDKVIYQTGDHKQPCIPFSKNTSALFGFSGGCLPLSRWDELNTFFNESGALVIFGLNALNGRTIKSDSSAIGAWDLTNAKSFMDYTVKKGYTIYGWELGNELSGSGVGVRVAADQYAFDTIALQNIVQDIYKDIEPKPRVIAPGGFFDATWFKEFINKTTNTLDVVTHHIYNLGPGVDEHLVEKILDPSYLDGEANTFSQLQSTLKSSPTSAVAWVGESGGAYNSGRDTVTNAFVFSFWYLDQLGMASAYDTKTYCRQTLIGGNYGLLNTTTFVPNPDYYSALLWHRLMGRKVLSTSFSGTKKIRAYAHCAKYSPGISLLLINLDNSTTVQAKVSFNGTLALQHRHKSHGHRKRMARLPRVSKRGERTREEYHLTAKDGNLHSQVMLLNGNILSVNSSGHIPPLEPASVNSTEPITIAPFSIVFAHIPYVVLPACR